From the Bradysia coprophila strain Holo2 chromosome X unlocalized genomic scaffold, BU_Bcop_v1 contig_12, whole genome shotgun sequence genome, the window TTAACACACCCAACACTGCTGGTCACGGCTGTATTATCAGCAAACAACCAGATCACTTCATCCACACATATGCTAATGGTTTCATCTCCTTTCTTTCAGATGGCAAGTGTCGATTCGCAACTTAATGACTTCGGAGCCGTGAAAGCGAAAGAGTCCGGTTGTTACAACAATTACGATTTGCCAAGCCTATCAAAGTGGTCGGACTGTACGTTCGAAATTCCATTCGTACCACCATCATCATCCACATCATCAACCACCAATTTGTCAATTCATCAGGATTTGTCGGCCAATACAGAAGACAAAATAAGAAGAGATTTGTtagaaaattcttatttttacGACTTAAAGTCGCTGCCCGTCATGAATAATTTTAAACGGACCGACGATCAGTTCAATGCCACCCGACTTGGACCACAGTTAAATACTCATTTCTACCAACCATTTTTCCCCATGGACAAGGAAACGGATGTTTATCCGCCCAATGATTTGGCAACCCGCATGGCCAGGCCGTCATCGAACGTTACTCTTACCAACCATTCGAAGGATAGTAAATTTGTCGAGGTGAAAGCGAGCACTGCAGTTGGCTACAACAGCAATAACCGTGTTAACTACGCGGAACAAATGAAAGTGCACGATGGACGTGTCAAATATCCGCAACAGATAGCTACACCGAAAGTTGAAGAAGAGAATCTGCTCACGTCGGAGCGCACCCATTTCCGGCCAATTATTAAGTATCAGGATGGCTTTTCGTTCGATATACCCGATACGTTGGACGAGGTGAAATTCAATCGCACCGAATGTGGAGCGATGTACTTGAATTCCGAAAAGTACATGGAATATAATGCGCGGGGCGTAGAAGATGACGAATTTTTGGTGAAGTTTTGCATTAAGCAAAACGATAAATGCTGTCAAACGGATGTAACCAGTCTGGATCGCTTTTCGTTTCTTGATCGTGGCTATATTTGCGATCAGTCCACATCGGTTAGTACCGACTTAAATGATAGAGAGGACGATTTTAACAGCTCGTTTGGATTGTCGGAGGAAATTGACGCGTATAACAAAACTGACGTTAATTTGGACCTGGAAAATTGGACGATGGGAAACAATGGTAGGAAATGCAGTCGTAATGAAAATGCTCATTCGTTGTGGGAACACTGTAGTGGATGTAGCTGTGACATAGCTTCGAAACCGGCCAATCAGATGATGATTGAAGAATTGTGCGCGGATGGAGATCAGATTATGTCGGACCTGAGGTGTATGTACATTGGAAGCGATTGGAACGACGaagaagaggaagaagaaggagaAGAGCAAGACGAGTTGGAAGAAGAGGAAGATAACGATGGGGGCAGCGTGCGAGGTGTACATAAAGAGGATAATGAAGAAGTAGTTACCGTAGAACCaaataatttacttttcaaCGTCAGTAAGTTGATTTCGGATTTATTGAAACCGGAAACGGCACAGTCACTGGTGCACGCGATcggcacaaatatttttgaagaaatcgCCCTGAGTGACACCAGAAAGGACAGCCAATTGGCTAATAAGACGGACGATGTGAACGAGAAGGAAACGAAGAATGAAATAAAGTTGCGAGGCTTGTGCATATCCGAGAGGTCGGACGATTCCGAGTCgaataacaatttttccaataatttcgtTGGTGGACTGTGGGCCAACAATGACAACAACATTTGGCAGAAGGATCTGAGACCTTCGACCGATAATTGTGTGTGGTCAAACTACGGCGTTCACAATAGCAACACTGCGGTTCGTGACAGCAGCAATTGGGAACATTCGAATTTGGAGCGGATCTGGAACAGCGACGATGACCTATCACCCGAAACGATCGAAATCTATGACAAGTCAAAGAGCAACAACGCTGATGCAACTGAACCGATTGAAGATGATTatgtttttgatttgattgaaaCACACGAACTAGCTATTGACAATGAGGCGCTCAAACGGTACATTGATTTTAACCGAACATTTAATGGTAACACTGGCAACGACACTGGCAATGACGACGGATTTATGAGTTTACATAGCAATTTGAATCGCTGCGATCGAAAGCGACGCCATTCAGCATCGCAGAGCATTTCCGAAGCGCTGGAAGCAATGATTGGCGAAGGTGCGGACAGAAAACTGGCATCGATGTTTGATGACGAACTCAATGTGACTACAATTATAACGTGCAATTACTGGACAACGGACACCTCTTCATATGTTAGCGGAAAGAATGCAGCATTGGAAATCAATCCAACGTCATCGATTTTAAAGCACATTCCGATGGTATCGAGACCGTTGACTCGttaagttgttttttttattattttattttacaaaagaaattttcttttttcgtttttgatttCACATCCGCACTTCTATAGCTCTTatttttttggatgaaattACTTTAATGTTTACTCTTTTTCcgatattacaaaaaaatatatttctcgTTGCAAAACCATTATTCACACGTACACCAAAAGAAAACCCTACacaagagagagagagagagaaaaatgtatttggTTTTAGTATTTGGTTctcttaattaatttaatgtttttttttctcttctatattaaagaaaatattttttttttcgtttcgtcagAGATGTACTGAGTATAtaagtaaacaaaacaatGTCTTTGTGACTTAAATTTATTACTATGTATGATAGAATCAAAGCATATTGATAATGGGcataaaattacattaaaaaaaaaaaataaaaaaagataaaatcaCCAAAACATCAAAcccaaaatttatgttgaattaccaattttaatatttgaaatttgaaaactcatttcttttttgttccaattccaacatgaaaaaatcaaataaaaaaagcagAGTGATAGAAATACTTAATATCCGACAAGCAGAAATACTTttgattttctaatttctCTTCGCAAAATCAATAAGTGAATGTAATAATCTTCTTCGACCACAACCGTGTAActgtaacaaaatttatttctatctCTATTTCACCTtttaaaaaagcaaaaaaacaaTGTGTACATATTTAAtcatttactaaaaaaaaaatattaaaaaagagaaaaatatcaaaaaaacaaaaaaaaaatgaataaaaaaatcgataaaaaatcataaaaataatgaaaaaaatatttaatcgtTTTACGAATTACGTCAAATTGTATACAAATCGACGAGGTATTATTTCGACCAATCAATTTTGTTCACAACCTCCGTTTCCGTTTCAATTTTCTATCTCTCGAAGAGGGTCAAGAATTTATACGATTCTAAAAGATGTAATGATGCAAACACACACAATAGTAGACTTTTAGgcgaaagtaatttttttttggttcacttaaaattctttttttgaaataatgcCAATCGATTTGTGTAGCGGTgtaatttttatcatttaaataaattttaatttaaaaacaagcaaaaaaaaaaaccttaaagaaatatggaaataaacaaaacaaacaaaaaaaaatgcgaaaaaaaatatttgttcattTTGGTGTGCTTCATATGCTACaagctaatttaaaaaaacaaaaaagaaaaaattgcaaaaaaaaagtttttccgattttcaaaaatttaatttaacaatCTTATGTACGTTTGTAGCTcgccaaaattaaattttattgggATATGAAAAATTCCCTCAAAAAGCTATTCATTATTCACCAGTCGTGCTTcctttatgtttttttttactttgccGATAAAtctcaatcaaaaataattaatttgttttacggaaacgttttgttctttttttttcaaatttaaattttttaaaatttttgtttcttacaattttgttatttttaaaaattttcaattcacatTGTCATAGCACTTTAGACTCACAGCGTTAACATCGACATATTGTGGAGGCGTTTTATTTGTTAAGAAATTTGTCTTGGTTTCGTTGTCTTGAGTTGAAAAACActgtacaatgaaaatattttgaaaaaatattttcttgatttttctcctttttttattaaattttcctgaatttttatgaaaacgtttttccagAAATTCGTGATAGctttcaagaaaatgtgaaaaaaaaatcttcaaaatagGTTTTGTATACAATCTCAAGCCGTAGCTTACTCGTATCGTTAAAGTCTTCGAATTTGACGTTTGTCAAACAAGTTAGTTAAAGTTAATGCTTGGAGCAGTAAAATGCTATGACTTTGTACGTATGGACACGTTCCATataaactttttgttgtttactTTACGAAGAAATATgttattatcaaaaaaaaaagaattttcctgtttcgttttgtttcgaaaaatgttttcgattaatttttataattgaaatttgtagaaaaataGACCCAAAATTACTTTATCACGACATGTTGAaaccgaaattattttcattttttaattctttgttttcgttttaaattgaattttcttttgtataatTTCCTGTATcatatttatatattataAACATCCCCCCCGTCCATCAAATCATCATCAAAAAAGTCATCTAAATTTTCTGgattatttctttttcattcatctttttttccccgagcatctcacacacatataaaaACATAGAAccaaaatcaatcaatcaataaaaaatggaaataaaatttattttacaattcaatcgttgtttttcaaagaaaaaatgtttttattttgtgttttgtctTCTAAAAAAGATTCTATTGCAGTTTTGATATTTAGTTGTTCAGTGTTTCattatttgatttgttctaCGATGGTAGTAGGAAACCTGTTAGTTTATCGAagagaaatggaaatttatatGGATGGATATAAATACCTTGTTCACATCCATGGGTTGGAAGTATCTTaattcaagtaaaaattaagttttcatATTGTTACGTTTGAGGACCATTTGTCTGGATGATCCAGTCTGGATGCATCTACACGAAATTGTTTTAACTGACTTAACGATGATCCATTGACTGAAACAACAATAACAGAAACTATTTGTTGGGGAGGGAAGGTATAACAAATTCGTCTGGTTTTGTTCGGTATTTTGGTGTACATGATTGTATCACGCACTGACTCGCTATTATTGGTATGTCGTGATGGACATTCTAAAACCATTGAACATTACTTTTCCTCAAAATAAGTTTCAAATTTCtctgaaatttcatattttaagtTAGATAAAGTGACAAAATGGATTAACACTGTACATCTGTAATTTTTGCGGAAAtgaattccacaaaatttcctatttagttgaatttgtCTAGATTCATTGCATAGAAAATCTGAatcaaaggaaaatgttttcttatcCATGAAATCGTTAATAAAAACAGTTTCGTTAAACTTAGGCTTTATAGTTTCATCAGAATTGACAATATTATTCCCGTTACTCGTTTTTCATTTAGTTGACTTTTATGAGACTAcctgtttttaaaaaaaatgataaactCTGTCTCCGCTTCGATATTATATTTGTTTCAATCGAAAATCAAAGCTTATGGAcagatattatcgtctcaatgatgtaaatagaaaaacagaagaaaagaTGTGTTCGTCTATTACATAATCTAATAAGAGAGATTCGTCAAGGAAGGTTGATATTAGTTGAAAagggaaaattttaattttggaatTAGGATGGTTataattcaaacaaaagaaagaaCGAAATctaaggaaaaatgaaaataataaaaaaaatcatttttgtttcggCTATT encodes:
- the LOC119067158 gene encoding uncharacterized protein LOC119067158; this translates as MKYPQLVSARAVNAISDWLVTRLEQLGIDAPLVYSRLLLSLLHTPLQINALDLAEISDINIGNIGRKSNRRFSSSDTEAIKRIAAIESLIEAVAADQKISNVEKLVDDLCEKLREIEGQQNSVDESQLTDSTEIETMKRSSSPEDPAKRYYRAFPALSKDLSNDKAITATPKPLTWPLNCGSSVKSGNYSIGSSSTAGVKRKPKRRRNQAMSKGKTSFNRRCSNGVTWDTDFEGSWEMGRDLIREFVMMQNNRNRSISESDASAFVGIKDIIDKKNAGNNASDARQFVEKKAHKTDADGTVDYKVISVDNDDFDVMSKNAFETENSLENITYTSLSEIEGSLSTAPRRLYEREISNESLNMSIQEANNLASFEAKFDRSVEAIWDNCDDDDKFVPPKPNNVESLKSFWFNYYKHHYNTDHQHESQSLLSLASDDNDLGHHQTVDYESTNKLLPQFLNNCNDLRFCGVSIAVNSSQPLQSAIKPDSIWSNKAECEDDGSFYANAMWNSAAAAAENLMQPSQMASVDSQLNDFGAVKAKESGCYNNYDLPSLSKWSDCTFEIPFVPPSSSTSSTTNLSIHQDLSANTEDKIRRDLLENSYFYDLKSLPVMNNFKRTDDQFNATRLGPQLNTHFYQPFFPMDKETDVYPPNDLATRMARPSSNVTLTNHSKDSKFVEVKASTAVGYNSNNRVNYAEQMKVHDGRVKYPQQIATPKVEEENLLTSERTHFRPIIKYQDGFSFDIPDTLDEVKFNRTECGAMYLNSEKYMEYNARGVEDDEFLVKFCIKQNDKCCQTDVTSLDRFSFLDRGYICDQSTSVSTDLNDREDDFNSSFGLSEEIDAYNKTDVNLDLENWTMGNNGRKCSRNENAHSLWEHCSGCSCDIASKPANQMMIEELCADGDQIMSDLRCMYIGSDWNDEEEEEEGEEQDELEEEEDNDGGSVRGVHKEDNEEVVTVEPNNLLFNVSKLISDLLKPETAQSLVHAIGTNIFEEIALSDTRKDSQLANKTDDVNEKETKNEIKLRGLCISERSDDSESNNNFSNNFVGGLWANNDNNIWQKDLRPSTDNCVWSNYGVHNSNTAVRDSSNWEHSNLERIWNSDDDLSPETIEIYDKSKSNNADATEPIEDDYVFDLIETHELAIDNEALKRYIDFNRTFNGNTGNDTGNDDGFMSLHSNLNRCDRKRRHSASQSISEALEAMIGEGADRKLASMFDDELNVTTIITCNYWTTDTSSYVSGKNAALEINPTSSILKHIPMVSRPLTR